Proteins from a single region of Nocardioides anomalus:
- a CDS encoding sulfite exporter TauE/SafE family protein, with the protein MDHLLTTTFVAVVAAGFFVGIVVGLTGMGGGALMTPALIFLGVGDAASVVTADLTAAAVYKTGGAVVHKREGSPDLRLAGWLVLGSVPMALLGPHLVYWLAPPGELDEVLKMSIGVALLFAAVTYALRLYLNLRVMRSGRHTEDDHPAVRPLPTVLVGALGGLLVGVTSVGSGSVIMIALLLIYPGLSAIRLVGTDLVQAVPLVFAAAVSNIALHGLDWAILVPLVLGSVPGTVLGSTIAPRVPQSFVRRGIVVVLTMSGVALLDKAGWAPLGAGEDDTHPMLVAAVGVAVLVLVPLVWGVLRRSTGLPAFGASTPAQVEDPAYRPGGWRAPPPGSAQQGRRPDSPIEGTAGPGPSHGGRTGLALTVEVPHACGACSGTGTTAWRRFRAEPRRPPCVHAGYSRCSRESHSPYRPRCSSHPLPRPPPPSLQRRRSRGRRPAACPARCRRPRHRGCATERSPRSSRSATRWWPAGSSRRCRTRATARRTAGRTSSSSTQRPGW; encoded by the coding sequence GTGGACCACCTCCTGACCACCACCTTCGTCGCCGTGGTCGCCGCCGGCTTCTTCGTCGGCATCGTCGTCGGGTTGACCGGGATGGGCGGCGGCGCGTTGATGACGCCTGCGCTCATCTTCCTGGGTGTCGGGGACGCCGCGTCGGTGGTGACCGCCGACCTGACGGCCGCGGCCGTCTACAAGACCGGAGGGGCGGTCGTCCACAAGAGGGAGGGATCACCAGACCTCCGGCTGGCCGGGTGGCTCGTCCTCGGGTCAGTGCCGATGGCGCTGCTCGGTCCGCACCTCGTCTACTGGCTGGCGCCGCCCGGCGAGCTCGACGAGGTGCTGAAGATGTCGATCGGGGTGGCGCTGCTGTTCGCCGCGGTCACGTACGCGCTGCGGCTCTACCTCAACCTGCGAGTGATGCGCTCGGGCCGCCACACCGAGGACGACCACCCCGCGGTACGGCCACTGCCCACCGTGCTGGTCGGCGCACTGGGCGGTCTGCTCGTCGGAGTGACCAGCGTCGGTTCCGGCTCGGTGATCATGATCGCGCTGCTGTTGATCTACCCGGGCCTGTCGGCGATCCGCCTCGTCGGCACCGACCTGGTGCAGGCGGTTCCCCTGGTCTTCGCTGCCGCAGTCTCCAACATCGCCCTGCACGGGCTCGACTGGGCGATCCTCGTACCGCTCGTGCTCGGGTCGGTCCCGGGCACGGTTCTCGGGAGCACGATCGCGCCGCGCGTGCCGCAGTCGTTCGTCCGCCGTGGCATCGTGGTCGTGCTGACCATGTCGGGCGTGGCCCTGCTCGACAAGGCCGGGTGGGCACCCCTCGGCGCCGGCGAGGACGACACCCACCCGATGCTCGTCGCCGCCGTCGGGGTCGCCGTGCTCGTGCTGGTGCCGCTGGTGTGGGGCGTGCTGCGACGCTCGACCGGCCTGCCGGCCTTCGGCGCGTCGACGCCCGCCCAGGTCGAAGATCCTGCCTACCGCCCTGGCGGCTGGCGGGCCCCCCCGCCAGGAAGCGCTCAACAGGGTCGGCGCCCCGACTCCCCAATAGAGGGGACCGCAGGACCGGGACCGTCACACGGCGGTCGCACTGGTCTTGCCTTGACCGTAGAGGTGCCGCACGCCTGCGGTGCCTGTTCGGGCACCGGGACCACCGCGTGGCGGCGGTTCCGGGCGGAACCAAGGAGACCCCCGTGCGTCCACGCCGGCTACTCACGCTGCTCTCGGGAATCGCACTCGCCGTACCGACCGCGGTGCTCGTCGCACCCTCTGCCCAGGCCGCCGCCCCCGTCGCTGCAGCGGCGGCGGTCGCGGGGCCGACGGCCAGCCGCATGCCCGGCGAGGTGCCGACGACCAAGACACCGTGGGTGCGCGACGGAGAGGTCACCAAGATCGTCCAGGTCGGCGACAAGATGGTGGCCGGCGGGCTCTTCACGCAGGTGCAGGACCCGCGCAACGGCACGGCGTACAGCCGGCAGAACCTCTTCGTCTTCGACGCAGCGACCGGGTTGGTGA
- a CDS encoding PKD domain-containing protein, with protein MFLDGSTLYVVNASNGQLLKIPFVAGAPSGASSVADATTDWRGRAVFLASVLPNTAPTAAFSVDCDGTVCDFDASSSGDADGTVQSFEWSFSDGEGAGGVAPRHDFLASGTYTATLTVTDDGGLSSSVTQQVVVTKPNVAPTASFTVGCDYLVCTFDASGSDDEDGTVETYAWDFGDGTTDSGTTAQHAFAGPGSYAVTLTVTDDAQATDTATSTQVVVAAPSASTVSYVGGAASQGNASTLSVTTPTTVSAGDRLLMALTLNVANRVVSDPTGVTGWTPLSTTASGSMQTRLYTKVAAAGDGGRRIGVTLDAATKYTMTVAAYSGVRNQPLAATTLAETVTRSAHTTPGVSAPAGSWIVSYWADKSSATTGFTLPNSSTGRQALCGTGSGHICSVLADSGSAVPTGDHGGETATADSANATATMSSIVLRTVEQNQAPTASFTTACDGAVCDFDASASGDADGSVTAYSWDFGDGQTASGRTVRHDFVSSGTRDVTLTVTDDEGTTGSLVTAVNVVRTNALPTATFTVSCDYLACTFDGSASSDPDGSLVSYRWDFGDGATDTTSGAVVTHTFDTGGAYDVALRVEDNDGGRADSTRSARPAAPVAITHVDSTVNQGNVATPNTTVPASVRSGDRLVLALSLNSATVATGTPSGVTGWTLLDRATSGSMQTVLLTKVATSDDAGRTVRFAMDAAAKYTLTLAAYRGDMLDPQVADQAETVTRVGHTTPTLTAGAGDVALSYWADKSSATTGFTLPAGVTLRQAACGTNSGRVCSVLADSGGPVGAGPYGGLTATSDAASGSATMWTVLLRQDG; from the coding sequence ATGTTCCTCGACGGCAGCACGCTGTACGTCGTCAACGCGAGCAACGGTCAGCTGCTCAAGATCCCCTTCGTCGCCGGTGCTCCCAGCGGGGCCTCGTCGGTCGCGGACGCCACCACGGACTGGCGAGGCCGAGCCGTCTTCCTCGCGTCGGTGCTGCCCAACACGGCGCCCACCGCGGCCTTCAGCGTGGACTGCGACGGGACGGTCTGCGACTTCGACGCGTCGAGCTCGGGAGATGCCGACGGCACGGTCCAGTCCTTCGAGTGGAGCTTCAGCGACGGCGAGGGGGCCGGAGGGGTTGCGCCGCGCCACGACTTCCTCGCCTCGGGGACCTACACCGCGACCCTCACCGTCACCGATGACGGCGGGCTCTCGTCCTCGGTGACGCAACAGGTCGTCGTCACCAAGCCGAACGTCGCCCCGACCGCGTCCTTCACCGTCGGCTGCGACTACCTGGTGTGCACCTTCGACGCCTCGGGCTCGGACGACGAGGACGGCACCGTCGAGACCTACGCCTGGGACTTCGGCGACGGGACGACGGACTCGGGGACGACCGCCCAACACGCCTTCGCCGGCCCTGGCTCCTACGCGGTGACGCTCACCGTCACCGACGACGCCCAGGCGACGGACACCGCCACGTCCACCCAGGTCGTCGTGGCGGCGCCGTCGGCCAGCACGGTCTCCTACGTGGGCGGAGCCGCGAGCCAGGGCAACGCCAGCACCCTCAGCGTCACCACGCCGACGACGGTCTCGGCCGGCGACCGGTTGCTGATGGCACTGACCCTGAACGTGGCCAACCGGGTCGTGTCCGACCCGACCGGCGTCACCGGTTGGACCCCGCTGTCCACGACAGCCAGCGGCAGCATGCAGACCCGTCTCTACACCAAGGTCGCGGCCGCGGGAGACGGGGGGCGACGGATCGGCGTCACCCTCGATGCAGCGACGAAGTACACGATGACGGTGGCGGCGTACTCCGGCGTCCGGAACCAGCCCCTGGCGGCGACCACGCTCGCCGAGACGGTCACCCGCTCCGCGCACACCACGCCCGGCGTCTCGGCGCCGGCCGGTTCGTGGATCGTCTCGTACTGGGCCGACAAGTCCTCGGCGACGACCGGATTCACCCTGCCGAACAGCAGCACCGGGCGGCAGGCGTTGTGCGGCACCGGCAGCGGTCACATCTGCAGTGTGCTGGCCGACTCGGGGTCAGCCGTCCCGACGGGTGACCACGGCGGAGAGACGGCGACCGCCGACTCCGCGAACGCCACGGCGACCATGAGCTCGATCGTGCTCCGGACTGTCGAGCAGAACCAGGCACCGACCGCCTCCTTCACGACAGCCTGCGATGGCGCGGTCTGCGACTTCGACGCGAGCGCCTCCGGCGACGCCGACGGGTCGGTGACGGCGTACAGCTGGGACTTCGGGGACGGGCAGACCGCCTCGGGCCGCACGGTCCGCCACGACTTCGTCTCCTCCGGCACCCGTGACGTGACCCTCACCGTCACCGACGACGAGGGCACGACCGGCTCGCTCGTGACGGCCGTGAACGTGGTCCGCACCAACGCGTTGCCGACTGCCACCTTCACGGTGAGCTGCGACTACCTCGCGTGCACCTTCGACGGGTCGGCCTCGAGCGATCCCGACGGCTCCTTGGTCTCCTACCGCTGGGACTTCGGGGACGGCGCGACCGACACGACATCGGGCGCGGTCGTGACGCACACCTTCGACACCGGCGGGGCCTACGACGTCGCACTCCGCGTCGAGGACAACGACGGGGGCAGGGCGGACTCGACGCGCTCGGCCCGGCCCGCGGCCCCAGTCGCGATCACCCATGTGGACTCGACCGTCAACCAAGGCAACGTGGCCACACCGAACACGACGGTCCCGGCCAGCGTGCGGAGCGGCGACCGACTGGTCCTCGCGCTCAGCCTGAACTCGGCGACGGTCGCCACCGGTACGCCGTCGGGCGTCACCGGCTGGACGCTCCTGGACCGCGCCACGTCCGGCAGCATGCAGACGGTTCTCCTCACCAAGGTGGCCACCAGCGACGACGCCGGCCGCACCGTTCGGTTCGCGATGGACGCCGCGGCGAAGTACACCCTCACCCTCGCGGCCTACCGCGGCGACATGCTTGACCCCCAGGTCGCGGACCAGGCCGAGACCGTGACCCGCGTTGGGCACACCACCCCGACGCTGACCGCCGGAGCCGGCGACGTGGCCCTGTCCTACTGGGCCGACAAGTCGTCCGCCACGACGGGGTTCACCTTGCCAGCCGGTGTGACCCTCCGTCAGGCTGCGTGCGGCACCAACTCCGGACGAGTGTGCAGCGTTCTGGCCGACTCCGGCGGGCCTGTCGGCGCTGGCCCCTACGGAGGGCTCACCGCCACCTCCGACGCCGCCTCCGGGTCGGCGACCATGTGGACGGTCCTGCTCCGACAGGACGGGTGA
- a CDS encoding response regulator transcription factor codes for MSQPTARSDLRIVILEDHVLFAESLELALTIEGYDVRRAEVPTLEHRPGALLSWTVRQRPRVALLDLDLGGFGAGERLVAPLAREGINVVVVTGSVDRARWGEAVRLGARKVLAKSRPLNDILGTVRRINQGLQVMAPDEREQLLDAWATERSHLVDLRRKLDLLTGREREVLAHLMKGRTVREIATLGVVSEATVRTQVKAILAKLDVTSQIAAVGLAHQVGWRPPVIAA; via the coding sequence GTGTCGCAGCCCACGGCGCGTAGCGACCTGCGCATCGTCATCCTCGAGGACCACGTCCTCTTCGCCGAGTCGTTGGAACTGGCGCTGACCATCGAGGGCTACGACGTGCGGCGAGCCGAGGTGCCGACCCTCGAGCACCGGCCCGGGGCTCTGCTGTCCTGGACCGTTCGTCAGCGACCACGTGTCGCCCTGCTCGACCTCGACCTGGGTGGCTTCGGGGCGGGCGAACGGCTGGTCGCTCCTCTGGCCCGTGAGGGGATCAACGTCGTGGTCGTCACGGGCTCGGTCGACCGCGCGCGCTGGGGGGAGGCGGTCCGGCTGGGAGCCCGCAAGGTGCTGGCGAAGTCGCGGCCCCTCAACGACATCCTGGGCACGGTGCGCAGGATCAACCAGGGCCTCCAGGTCATGGCCCCGGACGAGCGTGAGCAGCTCCTCGACGCGTGGGCCACAGAGCGCTCCCACCTCGTCGACCTGCGTCGCAAGCTGGACCTCCTGACGGGCCGGGAACGTGAGGTGCTGGCTCACCTGATGAAGGGCCGCACGGTCCGGGAGATCGCCACGCTCGGCGTCGTCTCCGAGGCGACGGTGCGGACCCAGGTCAAGGCGATCCTCGCCAAGCTCGACGTCACCTCGCAGATCGCCGCCGTCGGCCTCGCGCACCAGGTCGGGTGGCGGCCACCGGTCATCGCCGCCTGA
- a CDS encoding sensor histidine kinase, whose translation MSTTVEPLPVGPLMAAALNTSVVVAALVAAWVLIHSRGVTWWARGRLVVALLLMAVANWIADVAGGGMATAALAGVLSMESALVLCVMAQSLLRRSMLAHEREVQELHETLAEARVAIRHERELLHEVGSTVAGITSATNLMGADQSLPLDRRQRLQHLVDLELARLERLMMCRAEAVVTTTGPVRAEAAGVDLDEIVERLVTSHRLRGLTVHWTPRGLRCAADPDDFAQVINILLENARRHGGGQVELDSLDDDDWVVVTCSDHGPGVDEAVRARIFESGVRASASPGQGLGLGIARRLVEQCGGDLVLADAVSPGATFVARLPKKEMSRVAAHGA comes from the coding sequence GTGAGCACGACGGTCGAGCCGCTCCCGGTCGGTCCGCTGATGGCCGCGGCGCTCAACACCTCGGTCGTCGTCGCGGCGCTGGTGGCGGCCTGGGTGCTCATCCACAGCCGCGGCGTGACGTGGTGGGCGCGAGGTCGGCTGGTCGTCGCTCTGCTGCTCATGGCTGTGGCCAACTGGATCGCGGACGTGGCCGGTGGCGGCATGGCCACCGCGGCGCTCGCGGGTGTGCTCAGCATGGAGAGCGCGCTGGTCCTCTGCGTGATGGCTCAGTCCCTCCTCCGGCGTTCGATGCTCGCTCACGAACGTGAGGTCCAGGAGCTCCACGAGACCCTGGCCGAAGCCCGCGTCGCCATCAGGCACGAGCGGGAGCTCCTGCACGAGGTCGGGTCGACGGTCGCGGGCATCACCAGCGCGACCAACCTGATGGGCGCTGACCAGAGCCTCCCGCTCGACCGTCGTCAGCGGCTGCAGCACCTGGTCGACCTCGAGCTCGCGCGACTCGAGCGCCTGATGATGTGCCGAGCGGAGGCGGTCGTCACGACCACCGGTCCTGTGCGGGCCGAGGCGGCCGGCGTCGACCTCGACGAGATCGTCGAGCGCCTCGTGACGAGTCACCGGCTCCGTGGGCTCACGGTGCACTGGACGCCCCGGGGCCTGAGGTGCGCAGCGGACCCGGATGACTTCGCCCAGGTGATCAACATCCTCCTCGAGAACGCACGCCGGCACGGTGGTGGACAGGTGGAGCTGGACTCCCTGGACGACGACGACTGGGTCGTCGTGACCTGCTCCGACCACGGTCCTGGCGTGGACGAGGCGGTCCGGGCCCGCATCTTCGAGTCCGGCGTGCGGGCCAGCGCGTCACCCGGACAAGGTCTGGGGCTCGGCATCGCCCGGCGCCTCGTCGAGCAGTGCGGCGGGGACCTGGTCCTCGCCGACGCAGTGTCACCCGGTGCGACGTTCGTCGCCCGTCTACCCAAGAAGGAGATGTCCCGTGTCGCAGCCCACGGCGCGTAG
- a CDS encoding LuxR C-terminal-related transcriptional regulator has translation MGVASDQSLVAESVRRALHERGHGCVTLSWPAAVDDSTDLRPRLRPRSREGSAHTPQVAVLLSDLDRWGRVMAARTLVAGLPVPWLVLAGAPRGPVWGALYESGATLVLHTDTDLDTVCDAVVRLGSGSASTPGPPRELLRAWQSYAQRRRELTHRLQTLTGREEQVLHQLHQGVPVRSIAERSEVAEATVRSQVKAILRKLDVSSQIAAVAAYQEVQSINSRATQVEVLEAMSEPVP, from the coding sequence GTGGGGGTCGCGTCGGACCAGAGCCTGGTCGCCGAGTCGGTGCGCCGGGCACTGCACGAGCGTGGTCACGGCTGCGTCACGCTCAGCTGGCCTGCGGCCGTCGACGACTCGACCGACCTGCGACCGCGCCTGCGACCACGCAGCCGGGAGGGGTCGGCCCACACCCCCCAGGTGGCCGTCCTCCTGAGCGACCTGGACCGGTGGGGTCGGGTCATGGCCGCGCGGACGCTGGTGGCCGGGCTGCCGGTGCCGTGGCTCGTCCTGGCCGGCGCTCCTCGCGGACCGGTCTGGGGGGCCCTGTACGAGAGCGGGGCAACGCTCGTCCTGCACACCGACACCGACCTGGACACCGTGTGCGACGCCGTGGTGCGGCTCGGCTCCGGGTCCGCGTCGACGCCGGGTCCACCCCGTGAGCTCCTGCGTGCCTGGCAGAGCTACGCACAGCGTCGCCGTGAGCTGACGCACCGGTTGCAGACACTGACCGGGCGTGAGGAGCAGGTGCTGCACCAGCTGCACCAGGGGGTGCCCGTGCGGAGCATCGCAGAGCGCTCGGAGGTCGCCGAGGCCACGGTGCGCAGCCAGGTGAAGGCCATCTTGCGCAAGCTGGACGTCAGCTCCCAGATCGCCGCAGTGGCGGCATACCAGGAGGTCCAGTCGATCAACTCGAGGGCCACCCAGGTCGAGGTGCTCGAGGCGATGTCGGAACCGGTCCCCTGA
- a CDS encoding sugar transferase, translated as MIGGFLLVADLVAVSITVAVSTAAGSSWSAPASAVLLIGWPLIVALCGGYAADGGVGLRSGALLRASLGIGIGAWIAVALSPAIPTHLLDASPGDGLLVAALTPASSTVLRLLVRRLTVSAPLRVVVVGDPSGAARVFSELRSGRRGRGLDPVALCLHGRRSSDLDDALLTHADLDVWVGTQDLVEVVRAHRADAVVVAPGPEIGHAELRRWGAWLQDTRTELLVHSGLRDVAPRRLTAEEVGGLHLVRVRPASITGPGQTVKALVDRVTAAALLLLLGPLLLSLAVMIRRDSPGPALFKQVRVGHHGRLFTVYKLRTMREDADRIVAELCADNEADREGVLFKMRRDPRITRLGALLRKYSVDELPQLINVLRGEMSLIGPRPALPNEVAAYPEDLRRRLVVKPGLTGLWQVSGRSDLPWEQTVRLDLQYVDNWSWRLDLMIAWRTVGAVLLHRGAY; from the coding sequence ATGATCGGCGGCTTCCTCCTCGTCGCGGACCTGGTCGCCGTGTCCATCACCGTGGCCGTCAGCACCGCGGCCGGGTCGTCCTGGTCCGCACCGGCATCCGCCGTCCTGCTGATCGGTTGGCCCCTGATCGTCGCTCTGTGTGGCGGTTACGCCGCTGACGGCGGCGTCGGGCTCCGGTCCGGCGCCCTGCTCCGCGCCTCCCTCGGCATCGGTATCGGCGCCTGGATCGCGGTCGCCCTGTCGCCGGCCATCCCCACCCACCTCCTCGACGCCTCGCCCGGCGACGGTCTCCTCGTTGCGGCCCTGACACCCGCCAGCTCGACGGTGCTCCGGCTCCTCGTCCGCCGGCTGACAGTCAGCGCGCCGCTGCGCGTCGTCGTCGTGGGAGACCCCTCGGGCGCCGCCCGGGTGTTCAGCGAGCTGCGCAGCGGCCGGCGCGGGCGGGGCCTGGACCCGGTCGCCCTGTGCCTGCACGGTCGGAGGTCGAGCGACCTCGACGACGCGCTCCTGACCCACGCGGACCTGGACGTCTGGGTGGGGACCCAGGACCTGGTCGAGGTCGTCCGCGCACACCGGGCCGACGCTGTCGTGGTGGCGCCCGGCCCGGAGATCGGGCACGCCGAGCTCCGGAGGTGGGGTGCCTGGCTCCAGGACACCCGGACCGAGCTGCTCGTGCACTCCGGGCTCCGCGACGTAGCCCCCCGACGCCTCACCGCCGAAGAGGTCGGTGGCCTCCACCTGGTCCGCGTGCGTCCCGCGTCCATCACGGGTCCTGGGCAGACCGTCAAGGCCCTCGTGGACCGGGTGACCGCGGCGGCGCTGCTGCTGCTGCTCGGACCGCTGCTGCTCTCGCTCGCCGTGATGATCCGCCGCGACTCCCCCGGACCGGCGCTCTTCAAGCAGGTGCGGGTCGGGCACCACGGACGGCTCTTCACCGTCTACAAGCTGCGGACCATGCGGGAGGACGCTGACCGCATCGTGGCCGAGCTGTGCGCGGACAACGAAGCCGACCGCGAGGGTGTGCTCTTCAAGATGCGCCGCGATCCTCGCATCACCCGGCTCGGCGCCCTCCTGCGCAAGTACTCCGTCGACGAGCTGCCCCAGCTGATCAACGTGCTGCGCGGCGAGATGTCCCTGATCGGGCCTCGTCCCGCCCTGCCCAACGAGGTCGCTGCCTACCCGGAGGACCTCAGGCGGAGACTCGTCGTGAAGCCGGGCCTCACCGGCCTGTGGCAGGTGTCCGGCCGATCGGACCTGCCGTGGGAGCAGACCGTGCGACTCGACCTGCAGTACGTCGACAACTGGTCCTGGCGGCTCGACCTCATGATCGCGTGGCGCACGGTCGGCGCGGTGCTGCTGCACCGCGGCGCCTACTGA
- a CDS encoding HAD family hydrolase gives MIEHVLLDADGVLQFLPGSWLDSLRPYLGERTDVFTDGTWHDDLAALRGETDFFATLAAGLTAGGLPTSVADLRPAVWHSIGLVPQTIALVRELRAAGYGVHLGSNQEQHRAAFMRTVLGYDQVFDVSCYSCDLGVTKPDPAFFTEAAARIGAAPETILFVDDTEANVHGARAAGLAAEHWWLRLGRPDRDLPRLVDLLARHGVRAAGR, from the coding sequence GTGATCGAGCACGTCCTGCTCGACGCCGACGGCGTCCTGCAGTTCCTCCCGGGCTCCTGGCTCGACTCGCTGCGCCCCTACCTCGGCGAGCGCACCGACGTCTTCACCGACGGCACCTGGCACGACGACCTGGCCGCCCTGCGCGGTGAGACCGACTTCTTCGCGACCCTGGCCGCCGGCCTCACCGCGGGCGGCCTGCCGACGAGCGTCGCCGACCTGCGCCCCGCCGTCTGGCACAGCATCGGGCTCGTCCCGCAGACGATCGCGCTGGTCCGCGAGCTCCGGGCGGCCGGGTACGGCGTGCACCTGGGCAGCAACCAGGAGCAGCACCGCGCCGCCTTCATGCGCACCGTGCTCGGCTACGACCAGGTCTTCGACGTCTCCTGCTACTCCTGCGACCTCGGGGTGACCAAGCCCGACCCGGCCTTCTTCACCGAGGCCGCCGCCCGCATCGGCGCCGCGCCCGAGACGATCCTGTTCGTCGACGACACCGAGGCCAACGTCCACGGCGCCCGCGCGGCCGGCCTGGCCGCCGAGCACTGGTGGCTGCGCCTCGGGCGGCCCGACCGGGACCTGCCCCGGCTCGTGGACCTGCTCGCCCGGCATGGGGTCCGGGCCGCAGGTCGTTGA
- a CDS encoding 3'(2'),5'-bisphosphate nucleotidase CysQ: MGERCPLRRRPAPAGADDHALAAWLAETAGHRLLQVREEGLEGRELKDAGDRAAHELLMELLAEHRPGDAVLSEEGKDDKVRLERDRVWIVDPLDGTREFSEPPREDWAVHVALWQDGDLTAGAVALPAVGRTYSTADAPVVPPASAERPRIAVSRSRPPAFTDGLVAALGGETVAMGSAGFKVISVVRDVTDAYVHAGGQYEWDSAAPVAVARAAGLFTSRIDGSPLRYNQDDVYLPDLIVCRPELSEQILAHLAEHGWE; the protein is encoded by the coding sequence GTGGGTGAGCGCTGCCCCCTTCGACGCCGGCCAGCCCCCGCGGGGGCCGACGACCACGCGCTGGCCGCGTGGCTGGCCGAGACCGCCGGCCACAGGCTCCTCCAGGTGCGCGAGGAGGGGCTCGAGGGTCGCGAGCTGAAGGACGCCGGCGACCGGGCCGCGCACGAGCTGCTCATGGAGCTGCTGGCCGAGCACCGGCCCGGCGACGCGGTGCTGTCGGAGGAGGGCAAGGACGACAAGGTCCGCCTCGAGCGCGACCGGGTCTGGATCGTCGACCCGCTCGACGGCACCCGCGAGTTCTCCGAGCCGCCCCGCGAGGACTGGGCCGTCCACGTCGCGCTCTGGCAGGACGGCGACCTGACCGCCGGCGCCGTCGCCCTCCCCGCCGTCGGCCGCACGTACTCGACCGCGGACGCGCCCGTCGTACCTCCGGCCAGCGCGGAGCGCCCGCGCATCGCCGTGTCCCGCAGCCGCCCGCCGGCCTTCACCGACGGCCTGGTCGCCGCGCTCGGCGGCGAGACCGTGGCCATGGGCTCGGCCGGCTTCAAGGTGATCTCGGTGGTCCGCGACGTCACCGACGCCTACGTCCACGCCGGCGGCCAGTACGAGTGGGACTCCGCCGCCCCCGTCGCCGTCGCCCGCGCCGCCGGGCTGTTCACCTCGCGCATCGACGGCTCGCCGCTGCGCTACAACCAGGACGACGTCTACCTGCCCGACCTCATCGTCTGCCGCCCCGAGCTCTCCGAGCAGATCCTGGCCCACCTGGCCGAGCACGGCTGGGAGTGA